ATAATTtgaacaacaaccaaaaaattgCCTAAAAATCATGATTCTCTGACCTTTTTGTCAAACTGTTATTCAGCAACAACTCAGTCTGCAAAATTTTAAATGACCTTTGCTGATTTGCAgattcctgccttttttttttgcttcagcaGTGGTTTTGGTCAGCTTTTGCTTCATCAGATGCCTTTAGAGTGTATTTAAGATTTTCCTATTATGGAAAAATGTAGAACAGCTAAACTGCTCTGTAAAACTATTCTGCAAAATCAttaggaaaggaagaaatgaagaCAGAAAAATGGAGATGAGCAGGAACCAGTTTTAAGCATATGTCTTGGTGAATGAGGCTTAATCACACACTTCGTTTTCCGAACACAGAAAGTCTTTTGGAAATGTATTAATTAAAATTAAGTGCCACAGACAAGCAGCTTTAGAAGGCTGGCAGTCCTCTGCAAATTAGCATAACACTAGCGACAGGCATGGAAATTGGTTTAATAACCCTAAATAGTTACACCCCACTCCTAACACAAATGGCCATggacagctccagcccctcggGCTGAGACTGTACCAGTTTACGCAGTTGCTCTGACATTGGGTGGATACTCCAATCCAAAGAGAAATCACTGAATGCACCtcaattattattattgttcttATTATATAATGGCTAGTGAAGCATACAAGGCACTAAAGCATTCAACATCAGAAACCAGAAAACCAAAGTAAACCAACACAAGCAACACCAAACACTCAGCCAGTGAGGGACCGTTTTGTAACTTGTACTAAATACTTGTCAAGAGATTATTAGTTCAGTCACGACTTAAGTTGCCCAAATCCCACACATGAGTCTAGGATCAAGCTGTGGATGTAACAGAAAACCAAGCCAAAAGGATAAGCAAAGTCTTGGAAGTGATTTCCTTCCCTGCCACATTTAACATTAGCATCCTCAGAGCTAAGCTTGATGCTACAACTCCCTTTAAACACCACTTTCGGCACACAGCATCCTCCAGCAAGTGTCTAAACACACAAGCAAAATACCTACCTAAGTCTGAACGTCAGGCATTGACAAGATTTTTGTGTGCTCAGGACTCAAGAAAAACTAGAGTTAAAAAAACAAGTCCCTGCTGAAAAGGAGCTGAATGACCACAACCTTTCTCCAAGTATTCTGATCATTCACCTAACTTCACAATACTGCCGCTCCTCCGTCTCCACTTGACTTCAGCAGGGAGTTTGCTTTGACTGCCAGCTGGTTTTAGAGAGATGTAGGACAGAGAAAGTGGTTATTCATGTATTTTATTTATTATAAATACATATAAATATGttaagtgactttttttttgctttatcaTCAACGACTTTGGAAAAATCATCTGAGAAACTTAAACCGAGCTGAGAAGCTTGAGAAACAGGCAAAAAGCAAGCATTAGCATACAATCACAGGttcctctcagttcaagaatgagctaatttctttttctagggaaaaaaaaaaacaaccaaaaccatctTACTTGGAAGCATCTTTTGTCTAACCAAGAGCACCAAACTTCCCCTCCCATGAACTGACCAAATAGCATTTTCACTGGAATTTGTAGGTGcagtccaaccccagctggctacaagagagattctcctcaCAGTTCTGAAATATGGCATAATTTGCAGCTGgatctttcttcccctccctctttctaaGCTGTTTTTAACCCAGGTCGATCACACCAAAGAAAACTCACGGAGGCTTCCTTTTccagatctctctctctctccctcctctctgttTTTCCTATGATTTAGTTTAAGAACTGCTCGAAAACTTTGCAGATCAGAACAAGCAGAAAAGCAACGTTATGCTGACAGTCTACCAAGAGGCTGGGAAGGAAATAACTCTACAGATGAAGCTGCATGTAAGGGAGTAACTGAAAATTTGAACGAGGGTGATTTTGGAGGGGTCCACATAAACTGCCAAGTATTTCCAAAGGgggtggcagggaggaggggtacaaacaaaaagaaaacccagacTTAACTGATGGTAGGAAGCCAGGGCTGATGGTGGTGGAAAGAAAAGTGCACAGAAgaacaaaaaatgaaaaaaaaaaagagaaaagaaaaccaaatgaaataaaccccaaaaaGCTCGAAGAAGCCAGAAGTCAAGGCTTGTCATTACAGTGtttgcagagggcagaggcGGCTCCTGTGAAGGCAGTGCATTTCTCAGGGCAGCCAGGCAAGGCCGCGCCGCCGAAGGGGTACACGGCCGACTGTCCGAAGGGGTTGAGGGTGGCAGGCAGCGGGGTGCTCAGCGTCTGGCCCTGGTTCAGATAGGCCACCAACCGCCGCATCTCCTCCAGGGCCTGCGCCTGCATGAGGATGTAGTtcttggccaggagcagggtggcGATTTTGGAGAGTTTCCTCACCGAGGGACTGTGGGCGTAGGGGATGACGGAGCGGAGCCCGTCCAGGGCGTCGTTCAGGTCGTGCATCCTCCGCCGCTCCCGCGCGTTGATGCTGAGGCGCAGCGAGCGCTGTTCCTTCGGCTTCTTGCCCAGGGCTCCCCCCTTCAGCTTGCCCTCTCGCTCGAAGCCCGAGCCGCTCTTCACCCCGGCCTCGAAGCCGTCCTCCTCGTCGCCGCTCTGCTCGCCGCTACTCTCCGCCGACTTGCCCAGAGCACCGGGGTGAAAATCAGCACCGCCGCCCCCCGGGTAGGTCCCCCGCGAGCCCTCAGCGCCGCCGCGCACGGCTCCGTAAGCGAAAGCCGACGGGCCGTAGCCCGGGGCCAGCGCCAGGTACGCCTCGCTGCCCAGCGACTTCAGCTCGGCCATCGCCTTGGCGGAGGGAAGAAGGTGCGGGGGAAAGCCGCGCTCCGCCGCCACTAAGGAAGACGAGGAGCACGAAAGAGACGGGGAGGAGGCGGCCCCGCCGCTCCACTCCGCGCTGCGCCCGGGCTGGGGGCGGGCAGTGAGGCGGGcaccggccccgccgcccctTATATCGCGGAGAGGAGCCCGCTGGGATTCCCCCACCGCCCAATCAGCGCGGCCGCGGCGGGCGGCGAGCAGCCCCCGAGGCAAAGGGCGGGAAGGGGACCGCGGACAGCGACAATCTCTTCCCTCCGCGACCGACCCTTTCCTTCGTGTCCAGCTCTTCCCTCCGCAACCCTTCCATTCCGCGCCCAGCGCTTTCCTTCATGACCAGCCCTTTCCGGCCGTTCCCACCGTGACCGGCCCCGCGACTCCCCCGCCTGTCGAGGAGACATGCAGCCCTGCAACAGACACCCCTCGGCGAGCATCTGCAGACGGAGGGAAATGCTGACTGAGGAGCGGCAGAAGGAAAACCAAACTGAGAAGGGAACGGAAGCGAATCGCCATTGCCCTTCTAGACCTTGGAAACACTTGCTGGCTGGCTGGGACAagagagcagaaggggaagTGCCAACACAGACAGCACAGCACCAAGactatcacagaatcccagcgtggtggaggttggaagggacctctgggcatcatccagtccaaccaccctgctaaaCCAGGGTCAGCCACAGTAGGCtgctcaggatcacagtgtccagagaggtttggaatatctccagggaaggagactccacaaccttcctgggcagcctgttctagggactctggcactctcacagcaaagaattttcccCTCCTGatcagatggaacttctgaggcaccactgagaagagcctggccccattctcttgaGCCATCATATCCAAGcaagtgtctccagagaaggaggtaTCACCTCTGTTGTCTCActggagctgcccctggatGCTGGAAGGGCAGAGAAAGCATCATGGCTTTGTAGTCCAACCTCTGGCTTGTCGTGTCTGAACTCTCTGGAAACAGAGTAAGTTCTGCCCTCAGAAGGTGCCAGCACTAACTTTGAGGGCTAAGAAATGAATAATTTCCCTCTCTGAAATTAAAGAGAACAGGCAATGGTGGAGCTGGTGCCTCAGACTGATTTTCACCTTAGACCTTGTTAGACCCAGAACTAATAAAGAATTGATGAGTGAACAGAAATATTCTGTGGAGAGTTTTCTTGTGTTGTTCCAAGGAAAAAACAGAAGTGAACACTCTTCTCCCCAGCCATGGGACCATGAGCCACTCTTGGTACATGTTGCAATGAGAGGCAAAGGCATGCAAGATCTTGACAGCTTAGGGCATGGCTTGCTGATCAGGCTGTTTTGACTTAggtgaggatgacagagaaAACACCTGTTGTGCAGAGATATTTCCGAGGCAGAGGCCCTgtccatttctattttcttCAGagattcactttgcttctctatTCCATGTGCCAGAAAAAGAAATTTGATCTCTGGTGGCTCAGTTCAGCTCTGAGGGGACTCTGTCCTCCCCCATTGTGGGTACCAGTAATGGAATGctgggctgggaaaggaaacaaaaccactCCACACCATGggctgcagtgtgtgtgtgagaaatCATCACTATGGGCAGTCCTTGCCAGGACTGGTAGAGTGTTTGACCCACAGAGAATTCTCAAGTAGAATCCAAGGCAGCCACTGGCAAAGGTGAGAGTTGCATAGAGAAGGATAATCAGGATGCTTTGTCCCATAGGTTTGCATTGAAAGATAAAGAGGGTTTAATTTTTAATTACAACAGAAAAAGGTCCTAGtaccttcctcccttccttcctctctctctttcttcctctctctctttctttctttctttctttctttctttcttctttctttctttctttctttctttctttctttctttctttctttctttctttctttctttctttctttctttctttctttctttctttctttctttctttctttctttctttctttctttctttctttctttctttctttctttcttctttctttctttctttctttctttctttctttctttctttctttctttctctttctttctttctcctccaagCTTCTGAGACTGCTTCAGAGCCGTGAGCTTTGGTATAAAGACAGTATAAGGACATAATAGGCTTTCTCCAAGCACGACAAGTGCCTGGTCCAGGCCTCTCAAGTGTCTGCTTAGAAAGGATGGGATGAATGCTGTGTAGCAACATATAGATGTGAGCAGGTGGATATTGCCTACAGGCAGACAGAACCAGTTAATACAGATGTACCTGGTAGGTTATTTGCTGTAGTAAATAGCTTGGGTGTTAAGGTGACATGAGGCTTTTTCCAGGACgtgttttgttttcatcagGCCCTCTACAAAGCGTAGTTAGCTTGTCCTCATCCCATCACTGCTCTTTATGCAGTGTACTAACAGGGAATGACGAGCTtgtctctcttccttctccacaTCAGAGCCAAGAGTGCTTAGATCTGCAGTGACACATGCACCCTCGCCTCtggttgcagagctgctgcccggAATGAGGCTGTTCCCCTGCTCTGTGGATGTAGGTCTGGGTCGTTGCATTTCCACGTTTTAGAGTAGTAGAGCTCATAAAACTAGCAGCTGTCCAAGCCTGGTCATCAGATTGTGCCCAAGGTTTGACCACCATACTCTTCACTGTTCTTCTCTTACCTTACCTCCAGTGTTTGAACACATCACAGTATTGTTATGTCTCTTTTTTGTTACCCTTATCAGGCTTATCAGACCATGAAGACCGATTACTGGGTTTAGCCACTTAATTGTTTTATGAGAATTGGACCACTTAACTACTCCTGGGACAGCTCACTGTAGATATTCATGGTGACTTTCAAATGCAGGCGAGCACAGCATAACTTCTGCTCATCTCTGCCATCAGTCCTGCACTCCAAGTGATAATAGACAAGTGGAGGGAGGTACTAGAATATTATTGCTGGCATGAATCATTCCCACAAGAAAGATGTGCAGGGGTTGTCAAAAGCAGGATTGTCCCCTGCAAGAAATGATTAACCTTTTGTGTAACACGTTGAGACTTTTgctgtgagaagaactagaaaTGTTCTTATGGTTAGGAATTCTGTTGTAAAGATATGTCACAAGCATTGCTGGCTTTCTAAGTGTGTCATATGCATCTAACAAGGCTAATGCCAGGAGTAGCAGTGAGCTGCAAATTAGAAGTAAACACTTTTCACGCAGGCTCTCTAGTGGCTTGATAAATAGGTGAGTTCTTCAAGGGTTATTTCAACACTGAAAGGCAGCTTGGGAAGTATATAATCTACAAGAGAAGGGAGCAGAAGGATTTGATGCTTCATAAGCAGTTCCAAAACACGCAGCTGAGAGGAGTAATTTGAATCTGAAATCAAATCAGTTTTTATGTgctactaaaaaaaaataacagggaAGAATTTGTTTTGGACTTCTCCCTCAAAATTCAGCTGTGAAtatgcatccaacataactttggattctttgatattggggaacttcatcttgccacaggtctgcaatcagcagatgggacacaactatcacagaaggggagaaggaccctggcacatgagctggctgggcttgttgagagggctttaaactagaatggaagggggagggggttaaacatgacagcaccagagataaatcaaagggaattgaggaaggtaggctagagctaggagtaaaagcagcagcccagctgaagtgcatgtacactaatgcacgcagtatgggtaacaaacaagaggagctggaagctctggtgctggagggaaactatgatattgtcgccatcactgaaacatggtgggatggctcacatgattggtgtgctgtaatcaatggctacagactcttcaggagagacaggcaagggagaaagggcgggggagtggctctgtatattagggatgctctggatgtcatggaggtagaaatcagggatgatcaagttgagtcattatgggtgagacttaaggcgaaggccaacaaggctgatatcctggttggagtctgttacagaccacccaaccaggaagaagaggttgatttattactctttaagcaactggaggctgcctcaagatcacctgcccttgttctggtgggcgactttaacctaccagacatctgctgggacttaaacactgcagagaagaagcagtctagaaggtttctgcaatgtgtggaagacaacttcctatcccagctgttacgtgagcctaccaggggggcagccctgcttgacctgctgctcacaaatagagaggggctggtaggggatgtggtggttggaggctgcctggggtccagtgaccatgaaattatagagttttcaatacgtggagaaaccaggaggggcatcaacagaacctccacactggacttccgaagggcagacttcagcctatttaaggaactaattcagaaagttccttgggaaatagcccttagaaacaaaggggtccaggaaggttggacctgcttcaagaaagaactcctgaaggcacaggagcaggcagtgccactgagccggaagatgagccgacgagggaggcagccaggctggatgggcagggagctgctgaaggaattaaagattaaaaagagagtgtatcacctttggaaaagaggggaggtgtcccaggagaagttcaaggaggttgctaggtcttgtagaggaaaaattagagaggcaaaagcccacttggagctcaggctggccacagctgccaaggaaaataaaaagtgtttctttaaatatatgaatagcaagagaagggccaaggacaacctccagtccttgttagatagagaggggaatagagtgacaaaggatgaggaaaaggcagaggtgcttaacaccttctttgcctcaatcttcactagtgggacaggttgtctccaggacagctggactcctgaagtggtggatggagtcagggaccagtacagtccccctctaatccatgaggaagcagtaagggatctgctaagtcacttggatcctcacaagtccatgggaccggatgggatccaccctagggtgctgagagagctggcagctgagctggccaagccactctccatcatttatcagcagtcctggctcactggagaggtccctgaagactggaagctggccaatgtgattcccatacacaagaagggtcgtaaggaggagccagaaaactacagacctgtgagcctgacctcagtgccaggcaaggtcatggaacaggtcatcttgggtgccatcacaaagcacctacaggatagccaagggatcaggcccagccagcatgggtttaggaagggcaggtcctgcctcaccaacctgatctccttttatgatcaggttacccgcctggtgaatgtggggaaggctgtggatgtagtctacttggacttcagcaaagcctttgacactgtctgccacaagaagctcctagccaagctggcagctcatggtttggacagattcactctgtgctggatcaagaactggctggatggcagagctcagagagtggtggtgaatggtgccacgtccagttggcagccagtcacaagtggtgttccccaaggatcagtgctgggcccagtcctgttcaatatctttattgatgatctggacgagggcattgagtccagcatcagtaagtttgcagatgacaccaagctaggagcaggtgttgatctgttggaaggtaggagagccctgcagagggacctggacaggctggatgggtgggcagaggccaatgagatgagatttaacaaggccaagtgcagggttctgcactttggccacaataaccccaagcagcgctataggctggggactgagtggctggagagcagccaggaggaaagggacctgggggtactgatagatagtaagctgaagatgagccagcagtgtgcccaggtggccaagagagccaatggcatcctggcctgcatcaggaacagtgtggccagcaggacaagggaggttattcttcccctgtactcagcactggtcaggccacaccttgagtactgtgtccagttctgggcccctcaattcaagaaagatgttgaggtactggaacatgtccagagaagggcaacaaagctggtgaggggcctggaacacaaatcctatgaggagaggttgagagaactgggcctgtttagcctggagaagaggaggctcaggggtgatcttattactgtctacaactacctgaagggacattgtagccaggtgggggttggcctcttctcccaggtaaccagcaatagaacaaggggacacagtctcaagttgtgccagggtaggtataggctggatgttaggaagaagtttttcacagagagagtgatttcccattggaatgggctgcccagggaggtggtggaggcaccgtccctgggggtcttcaagaaaagactggatgaggcactcagtgccatggtctagttgactggctagggctgggtgataggttggactggatgatctttgaggtctcttccaacctggttgattctatgattctatctttgaAAATATTCAACCTGGTTTCCCACTGAAAACTGAGAAACAGGGACATCTGATTTGGATATGTTGGACTAGAGCAACAGAAAaagacagggggaaaaaaaatagaagggaGTGAGTCATGGGAGAGGATGGCAGGAAACAAAACCTCTTCCAAGTGCTCTGGAGGAAAATGGACATGTGCAATAGGAAATAAATGTACCTGATGGTGAGAGTATTCTCCAGCTTCAAAGTgggattcttttttcttttgctgctttacACACTCAAAACTTGGTGTGGTTATTTAATAATTGCTAGCAGAGCATTATCACTGCAATTACAATAGTTGTTGTAACTGCAAGGTCCTCGAGGCAGGACTAGTACCTTTATTAAGAATCTTTCAAGACAAACGTTTTATAAATAATAGACAACACTAATGGCTTGGTTACTGCTTTCCCCACCTTTGCCTCCATCACATCAAGGGATGCCTGTTAGAAGAAACAACACTTGTTGCTTAACTGCATCCAGGCACTGAACCATGAGCCTCATCGATTGCCAGGGCTGCACTGAGGGCCACAGATCCTGGGttcagctgcagcttggagactgctctccaggctggaaaaaaaaatccaagattTTGAAGATTGTAGAATCTGTTAGTATAGGGAGAGCCTGGATTTATTTCTattgtttatttatttgaattttattttatttggtttttttttattttttttttatgtgaatACAAGGAGAAAAGGATTAAAACAAGAGCATCTTTTCTTCAGATTTAGTTCTAAAGCCTCGTGTCTGAAGCAAACAATGCACCTCACAGTGTCTCTAGAGGACTGGGATGAGGCAGGAGTAAGCTACGAGGTACAAACCTTTACTCAGAGCCATGTATtagatattcatagaatcacagaatcaaccaggttggaagagacctccaagaccatccagtccaacctatcacccagccctgtccaatcaaccagatcgtGGCACTAAAtaccccatccaggctttgcttcaacacctccagggacaagacttccaccacctccctgggcagcccattccaatgccaatcactctctctgccaacaatttccccctaacatccagcctagacctctgccGGCACAACtcgagtctgtgtccccttgttctgctctgTATTACATAGATAAAAGATTTGAGAGTTTGGGGTGAACCTATTATCGAAATGTATAAGAGAACGagttccaagccctgccacatTCGTTTAAAAACTTTAGTTCACGGAGGGACCTGTTCACCAAGGCATTTTTGTTTCCATCAGAAAAGAGGAGGAGACCACCTAGAGCCATTCGTCTCCCAGCCCATCAGCCAGAGTTGGGTACgtacagcagaagaaaacaatACCTCTTGAAAAGATCAGAAGCAAGGAGGTTTGAAGGAGACCAACATGCTCTGCCATTACGGTTTGTGTCAGGACAGGGGGCTCGGGCAGCGTCCCCCCAGAGCTCGGTGTTCTGTCCCGCTGCAGCGCTGGCAGCACCGGGCTCCAGTCGGGAGCTGTGGCCACTGTGGCGGTCCCATGCTGACATCTAGCGACCACCTCCTCCAGAGCCCCCAAGTTAGGCGGGCACCCACCTACCCTCCTCGGCAGCGAGGCAGAGGTAAGGAAAGCGCTGGAAACCCCGGCACAGCAAGGGTTTGTTGTACTCGGGTTGCAATCCCACATCCCGCACGTTAGATACCTGCTTTGTAACTGCACAGAATGCCCGAATCCCAGGATGGTGATGTTTGGAAGGGAactgctggatgaggcacttagtgccatggtctagctgattgggcagggctgggtgctaggttgaactggatgatcttggaggtctcttccaacctggttgattctatgattctgtatctgTCCAGCCTGCAACACAGCCATGAAGAGTCATCACTAAACCACGTTcttaagtgccaggtccacatactgcttgaacacccccatggatgataactccaccactgccctggagagaccattccaatgtctgagaaccctttcagagaaaaaaatatttcctgataTCCACCCTtgtcctctagtcctgtcacttgtcatcaaggagatgaggctgactccctcctcactccagcctcccttcaggtagtactTTGCTCTAGTAGAGAGCAAAGTGCATCTTATAAAGAGGAGTCTACACCTTAAGCCTGCTACAGTTTTTCTTTCTAGGAAGTCACTGAAGGATCCAGATCACTGCTAGTTTGGGTGCTATGCTCATGCTGCCCTTAAAAACCAATCACCTTTTACATGCTCTCAACAGCAAAGGCTGATACAAGTCATGCTCTcacaaggaagagaaggaaaatttcTGCTAACCTTATAATCTCTTCTGCATCCTTCCCAGAAGCTCTAACTCCTTCTGAAGTGTTTTTGAGAGTGCCTTAGAGAGGACCTGAGTGTGCTTGTTGACAGCTGGCtggacatgagtcagcagtgtgttcatttagtccaacccccctgctaaagcagggtcagccacagcagcttgcccaggatcacaatgtccaggtgggtttggaatccctccagagatggagactcctcaacctctctgggcagtctgctccagggctccagcactcacagcaaagaagtttttcctcatgttcagatggaactttctgggttccagtttgtgcccattgccccttgtcctaccaccgGGCTCTACTGAGAAGTGTCTGACCCCATGCTCTTGTGCCCCACCctgtagctcttgctgagcattgagaaaaTGCCCTCTTaggctactcttctccaggccaaacaactcCTGGTGtctgcctttccttctcacagagatgctctggggccctcagcacctctgtaagttctgctggactctctgcagtagttccctgtatttcttgaactggggatgccagaactgaacccagtgttccaggtgtggcctcactaaggACAGAATAGAGGGAGGGGAGaatctccctcaacctgctgatcACTTgcttcttaatgcat
The window above is part of the Pogoniulus pusillus isolate bPogPus1 chromosome 29, bPogPus1.pri, whole genome shotgun sequence genome. Proteins encoded here:
- the BHLHE23 gene encoding class E basic helix-loop-helix protein 23 encodes the protein MAELKSLGSEAYLALAPGYGPSAFAYGAVRGGAEGSRGTYPGGGGADFHPGALGKSAESSGEQSGDEEDGFEAGVKSGSGFEREGKLKGGALGKKPKEQRSLRLSINARERRRMHDLNDALDGLRSVIPYAHSPSVRKLSKIATLLLAKNYILMQAQALEEMRRLVAYLNQGQTLSTPLPATLNPFGQSAVYPFGGAALPGCPEKCTAFTGAASALCKHCNDKP